Below is a genomic region from Thermodesulfobacteriota bacterium.
ATCCCGGAGGAGACCCAGGCCGTGCTCGCCGAGTACCTGGCGGCGCGCTGACGCAGCGCCGACCCGGCGTTTCCCGGGGGACCGGGAGGGTAGCGATCTCGATCCAGATCGAAATCGAAATCGAAATCGCCAGCGGGTCGATCCCGATTGCGATGCTCGATGGGAACGGGGGGTCCCCCTGGGGTGCTTCAGAGCGGGGTGAGGCGCGCGGCCGCGGGCGCTTCGGGGGGCAGCCCCAGGTAGCGCATGGTGACCTGGGGCGAAGCGTGGTGGTAGTAGCGGGCCAGCACGTCGAACCCGACACCGTAGACGGTGCGCTGGAGGTAGCCGAAGGTCTTGCGCAGGGTGTGGGCGCCGAAGCGCCCGGGAATTGCCGCCCCGCGGGTCCACTGGGCCACCAGCTCCTCGAGCCGCTCCAGGGTCAGGGGCGTCCAGCCCCGCTCGGTGGCGAAGAGGTACATGTCGGTCGGGGGGGGCGGGGGGGCCAGCAGCTCCAGGTGCCGCTGCAGGGTCTCCCAGGCCTCCGGCGGAATCCACAGGGGCACGAGGGCGCCCGTCTGTTTCTCGGGCACCGGGACCGTGGAGCCGGGCCGGGCGTCCCGCACGCGGTTCACGGTGGCCCGCAGCAGGTCTCCGGCCCGCAAGCCGTTGTTGATGCCCAGGGTGAAGAGCAGCAGGTCCCGCGGGCGGTCGGCGAGCAGCGCCTTGACCGCCTGCACCGACTCCAGGGAGCGCAGGGGCTCCACCAGCGAGTCGGACCTCACGCCCCGGCCTTCCATCTCCATTGCGTTTGTGCGCACGGTGCTCCTCCGGCAAGCTCCCGGCCTCCGTATCGGCCGCATCCTCTAAAGTCGTGAGGCCTCCCTCGCGGGGGCGGAGCGCCGCGGTCTTCCAATTGAAGGGCGCGGCCCGCTTCTGCTACCGTGACACCGCTTCTCTCTCTCCCGTCCACGGAGGGCATCGCGTGCTCTTTCGAAGGAAGAACGTCTCCCCGGCCCCGCCGGAGGCGGAGCCTGTTTCCCCCGTGGCCCCGGAGGTTCTCGAGGTGCTCCAGCGGCTGGAGAAGTCCGGGGTCCAGCTCCTCGTCCAGCTCACCGGCACCGACGTGTACACGACCGAGGTGGTGGGGCTGGGGAGGGACGGCTTCTTCATCGACACCTTTTCCCCGCCGGAGGGAGACCGCCGGGTGACGCCGGGAGCGCGCCTCTACGTGGAGA
It encodes:
- a CDS encoding tyrosine-type recombinase/integrase, producing the protein MRTNAMEMEGRGVRSDSLVEPLRSLESVQAVKALLADRPRDLLLFTLGINNGLRAGDLLRATVNRVRDARPGSTVPVPEKQTGALVPLWIPPEAWETLQRHLELLAPPPPPTDMYLFATERGWTPLTLERLEELVAQWTRGAAIPGRFGAHTLRKTFGYLQRTVYGVGFDVLARYYHHASPQVTMRYLGLPPEAPAAARLTPL